A stretch of the Agromyces larvae genome encodes the following:
- a CDS encoding IS256 family transposase, whose product MALDQSALLELLGELQSTDVSDRIRLATQKLYQELIDAEATAFIGAASYERSEGRVAVRNGSRPRTLTTTAGDLDLRIPKLRQGSFFPSLLERRRRVDQALFAVVMEAYVHGVSTRKVDDLVKALGADSGISKSEVSRICQDLDEDVAAFRERPLDAQDYPYVFVDATYCKARVGRQVVSQAIVVAIGVAADGTRQVLGFDVGDTESEPFWTAFFRSLKARGLGGVRLVISDAHSGLIKAIQVAFQGVSWQRCRVHFMRNVLAKVPKVAGPMVASIIRTVFVPRGKASLVKAQFGEVVRMLERSHPAIAEMLEDARDELLAFTGFPAAHWQQIWSTNPLERLNKEIKRRTDVVGTFPNPAALLRLAGHVLIEQHDEWDSADRRYFSDASMALLNTTGEEDSIPELIAA is encoded by the coding sequence ATGGCTCTAGACCAGTCTGCCCTCCTCGAGCTCCTCGGGGAACTGCAGTCCACCGATGTCAGCGACCGGATCCGGCTCGCGACGCAGAAGCTCTACCAGGAGCTGATCGACGCGGAAGCGACTGCGTTCATCGGCGCCGCGTCCTACGAGCGCTCGGAGGGGCGTGTCGCGGTCCGTAACGGGTCGCGTCCGCGGACGCTGACCACCACGGCCGGGGATCTGGATCTGCGGATCCCGAAGCTGCGACAGGGGTCGTTCTTCCCGTCGCTGCTGGAGCGGCGCCGCCGGGTCGATCAGGCGCTGTTCGCGGTCGTGATGGAGGCTTACGTCCACGGTGTCTCGACCCGGAAGGTCGACGACCTCGTCAAGGCGCTCGGCGCCGATTCGGGGATCTCCAAGTCCGAGGTGTCTCGCATCTGCCAGGACCTCGACGAGGACGTCGCCGCGTTCCGCGAACGGCCGCTGGACGCCCAGGACTACCCGTATGTGTTCGTCGATGCGACCTACTGCAAGGCCCGTGTCGGTCGTCAGGTTGTCTCGCAGGCGATCGTCGTGGCGATCGGCGTCGCCGCAGACGGCACCCGGCAAGTCCTCGGCTTCGACGTCGGCGATACGGAGTCCGAGCCGTTCTGGACGGCGTTCTTCCGGTCGTTGAAGGCCCGCGGTCTCGGCGGAGTGCGCCTGGTGATCTCCGACGCCCACTCCGGGCTGATCAAAGCCATCCAGGTCGCGTTCCAAGGCGTCTCGTGGCAGCGCTGCCGGGTTCACTTCATGCGCAACGTCCTGGCGAAGGTCCCCAAGGTCGCCGGCCCGATGGTCGCCTCCATCATCCGCACCGTGTTCGTCCCGCGCGGCAAGGCCAGCCTCGTCAAAGCACAGTTCGGGGAGGTCGTTCGCATGCTCGAACGCTCCCATCCGGCCATCGCCGAGATGCTCGAGGATGCCCGCGATGAGCTCCTCGCGTTCACCGGGTTCCCGGCCGCGCACTGGCAGCAGATCTGGTCCACGAACCCGCTGGAACGGCTGAACAAGGAGATCAAGCGCCGCACCGACGTCGTCGGCACCTTCCCCAACCCTGCCGCGCTGCTGCGCCTCGCCGGGCACGTCCTGATCGAGCAGCACGACGAATGGGACAGCGCCGACCGCCGCTACTTCAGCGACGCCTCCATGGCCCTGCTGAACACCACCGGAGAGGAGGACAGCATCCCCGAACTCATCGCGGCATAA
- a CDS encoding DUF6510 family protein, with protein sequence MSEHHAPHVDGNALAGPLAELFAFDVTDAMARCAECGTVDEVARAMVYRSAVGTVVRCAACDEVLATLVESDDRMWFSMRGMSALEVRRR encoded by the coding sequence ATGTCTGAACACCACGCACCGCACGTCGACGGCAACGCGCTCGCCGGCCCGCTCGCCGAGCTCTTCGCGTTCGACGTGACCGACGCGATGGCGCGCTGCGCCGAGTGCGGCACCGTCGACGAGGTCGCCCGAGCGATGGTCTATCGCAGCGCCGTCGGCACGGTCGTGCGGTGCGCGGCCTGCGACGAGGTGCTCGCGACCCTCGTCGAGAGCGACGACCGCATGTGGTTCAGCATGCGGGGCATGAGTGCGCTCGAGGTGCGGCGGCGCTGA
- a CDS encoding FAD-binding oxidoreductase, with translation MRRLPRSGWHSATVASVRPETAQAARIELDVDGWPGNAAGQHLDVRLTAPDGYSATRSYSIASSGPSTRVVLAVDRVPGGEVSPFLVDELRAGDQVEVNGPLGRFFVWEAPGSDDADDPDVSDASVSSGPAASRPVQLIGGGSGIVPLYAMAHAHAEAGDDTEFRLLYSVRTPDDRFFAPELERLAKIGADRAGGIRIDLIYTRRAPEAHPRAPMRLTRDEVDRLVVPADRTPRIFVCGSTGFAELVASWLLDLGHDARSIRIERFGGT, from the coding sequence GTGAGGCGTCTGCCCCGCAGCGGCTGGCACTCCGCCACCGTCGCATCGGTGCGCCCCGAGACGGCGCAGGCGGCGCGCATCGAGCTCGACGTCGACGGCTGGCCAGGCAACGCCGCCGGGCAGCACCTCGACGTGCGACTCACCGCACCCGACGGGTACAGCGCGACCCGGTCGTACTCGATCGCCTCATCGGGCCCGTCGACGCGGGTCGTGCTCGCGGTCGACCGGGTGCCGGGCGGCGAGGTGTCGCCGTTCCTCGTCGACGAGCTCCGCGCGGGCGATCAGGTCGAGGTGAACGGCCCGCTCGGGCGGTTCTTCGTCTGGGAGGCGCCGGGCTCGGATGATGCGGATGACCCGGATGTCTCGGATGCCTCGGTGTCGTCTGGTCCGGCTGCCTCGCGGCCGGTCCAGCTCATCGGCGGCGGGTCGGGCATCGTGCCGCTGTACGCGATGGCGCACGCCCACGCCGAGGCCGGCGATGACACCGAGTTCCGGCTGCTGTACTCGGTGCGCACGCCCGACGACAGGTTCTTCGCGCCCGAACTCGAGCGGCTCGCGAAGATCGGTGCCGACCGTGCCGGAGGCATCCGGATCGACCTGATCTATACCCGCCGCGCGCCCGAGGCGCACCCGCGCGCGCCCATGCGACTCACCCGCGACGAGGTCGACCGGCTCGTCGTCCCCGCCGACCGTACGCCGCGTATCTTCGTGTGCGGATCGACGGGGTTCGCCGAGCTCGTGGCCTCCTGGCTGCTCGATCTGGGGCACGACGCACGATCGATCCGCATCGAGCGATTCGGAGGCACCTGA
- a CDS encoding sulfite oxidase-like oxidoreductase → MSFITRGFSGRGREGRDPRLPPGQTLVEDFPVLSAGPTPDVDTADWQFTIRTESGADTTWTWDEFMALPIEDVSTDIHCVTHWSKLGTSWRGVSLDTLFEAVETDYEFAMAHSYGGYTTNVPLEDLLDGKAWVAFEFDGEPLEPEHGGPARLLVPHLYFWKSAKWVRGLVMMPDDDPGFWEQNGYHLRGDPWKEERYW, encoded by the coding sequence ATGTCGTTCATCACGAGGGGATTCTCGGGACGCGGACGCGAGGGGCGCGACCCGCGCCTGCCACCCGGGCAGACGCTCGTCGAGGACTTCCCGGTGCTCTCGGCCGGCCCGACGCCCGACGTCGACACCGCCGACTGGCAGTTCACCATCCGCACCGAATCGGGCGCCGATACCACCTGGACGTGGGACGAGTTCATGGCGCTGCCGATCGAGGACGTCTCGACCGACATCCACTGCGTCACGCACTGGTCGAAGCTCGGCACGAGCTGGCGCGGTGTCTCGCTCGACACCCTGTTCGAGGCGGTCGAGACCGACTACGAGTTCGCGATGGCGCACAGCTACGGCGGCTACACCACGAACGTTCCGCTCGAGGATCTGCTCGACGGCAAGGCGTGGGTCGCGTTCGAGTTCGACGGCGAACCGCTCGAGCCCGAGCACGGCGGCCCGGCCCGCCTCCTCGTGCCGCACCTCTACTTCTGGAAGAGCGCGAAGTGGGTGCGCGGGCTCGTCATGATGCCCGACGACGACCCCGGCTTCTGGGAGCAGAACGGGTACCACCTCCGGGGCGACCCCTGGAAGGAGGAACGGTACTGGTGA
- a CDS encoding SixA phosphatase family protein, with amino-acid sequence MKTLFIVRHAKSDWGDPALDDHDRPLNARGRHDAPAMGRRLAARGVTPDLILSSTALRARTTAAALAEAFDLEPGASVLLDASLYAASVSHLIETVRGFDDAVGAAMLVGHNPESSGLVHRLTGEAIDLPTCAVAEVAFALDRWADVSAGGLAGASYPGTLVRLDTPKD; translated from the coding sequence GTGAAGACGCTGTTCATCGTGCGGCACGCCAAGAGCGACTGGGGCGACCCGGCGCTCGACGACCACGACCGGCCGCTCAACGCGCGCGGACGCCACGACGCGCCCGCGATGGGGCGCCGGCTCGCCGCGCGCGGCGTGACGCCCGACCTCATCCTCTCCAGCACCGCGCTGCGCGCCCGCACCACGGCCGCCGCGCTCGCCGAAGCGTTCGACCTCGAGCCCGGGGCATCCGTGCTGCTCGATGCCTCCCTGTACGCGGCGAGCGTGTCGCACCTGATCGAGACCGTCCGCGGATTCGACGACGCGGTCGGCGCGGCGATGCTCGTAGGGCACAACCCCGAGTCATCCGGTCTCGTGCACCGCCTGACGGGCGAGGCGATCGACCTGCCGACCTGCGCGGTCGCCGAGGTCGCGTTCGCGCTCGACCGCTGGGCCGACGTGTCGGCGGGCGGGCTCGCCGGGGCGTCGTATCCGGGCACGCTCGTGCGGCTCGACACCCCGAAAGACTGA
- a CDS encoding arginase family protein, whose product MAELAHDPNWPRAGGWPALRPDATGHETSVDLAILGVPAWRTSLSPTGAHATPAAIREALRRYSPALVGGAAALDLGAALDLGAALAFADAGDIDEPDGPDGEARTRAEVSRVLSAARVLVALGGDNSITVPVALGAGPGALDRAGLVTIDAHYDLRDGVSNGSPVRRLIEAGLDPARIVQIGIADFANSAEYARRARDLGITVVHRDDLHGRAPADVMAEALAIAGAAGGPVHLDIDVDACDRSVAPGCPASLPGGLAAWELRALVRAAARDPRVRTVDVAEVDATADAPDGRTVRLAALCVLEVAAGLALRSS is encoded by the coding sequence ATGGCCGAACTCGCGCACGATCCGAACTGGCCGCGGGCGGGCGGCTGGCCCGCGCTGCGACCGGATGCGACGGGCCACGAGACATCCGTCGATCTCGCGATCCTCGGGGTGCCCGCGTGGCGCACGTCGCTCTCGCCGACCGGTGCGCACGCGACGCCCGCGGCGATCCGCGAGGCGCTGCGCCGGTACAGCCCCGCGCTCGTCGGCGGGGCCGCGGCGCTCGACCTGGGCGCGGCGCTCGATCTGGGCGCGGCGCTCGCGTTCGCCGACGCCGGCGACATCGACGAACCCGACGGACCCGACGGCGAGGCGCGGACGCGCGCGGAGGTCTCGCGGGTGCTCTCGGCCGCACGCGTGCTGGTCGCGCTCGGCGGCGACAACTCGATCACGGTGCCGGTCGCGCTGGGCGCTGGGCCGGGCGCGCTCGACCGCGCCGGACTCGTGACCATCGACGCGCACTACGACCTGCGCGACGGTGTGTCGAACGGGTCGCCCGTGCGCCGGCTCATCGAAGCCGGACTCGACCCCGCCCGCATCGTGCAGATCGGCATCGCCGACTTCGCGAACTCGGCCGAGTACGCCCGGCGTGCGCGCGACCTCGGCATCACGGTGGTGCACCGCGACGATCTGCACGGGCGGGCGCCGGCCGACGTGATGGCCGAGGCGCTCGCGATCGCCGGTGCGGCCGGCGGGCCGGTGCATCTCGATATCGACGTCGACGCCTGCGACCGATCGGTCGCGCCCGGGTGCCCCGCGTCGCTGCCCGGCGGACTCGCCGCGTGGGAGCTGCGCGCACTCGTGCGCGCCGCAGCCCGCGACCCGCGCGTGCGCACCGTCGACGTCGCCGAAGTGGATGCCACGGCCGACGCCCCCGACGGCCGCACCGTGCGGCTCGCCGCGCTGTGCGTGCTCGAGGTGGCGGCGGGCCTCGCGCTGCGGAGTTCGTGA